The following coding sequences are from one Caminibacter pacificus window:
- a CDS encoding flagellin A, whose translation MGFRINTNVAALNAHAAMQITNRNLNNSLEKLSTGLRINKAADDASGLQIADSLRDQAESLGQAIRNANDAIGVMQIADKAMDEQVKILNTIKVKATQAAQDGQTSDTRKALQEDITRLMEELDNIAGTTTYNGKSLLSGSFTNQEFQIGAYSNQTVKASIGATSSDKIGNTRFETGITITASADVALKFKNVDGIHDVQLESVKISTGAGTGIGVLAEVINKNSDKTGVKASWQVLETGSAAIAGGDVKGLEINGVKIGDVLGVQANDADGKLVAAINAVKDQTGVEAFVDERGNLNLRSLDGRGISIDIASGAGNIGLASHVENYGRLTLTRLDARDIIISGTNYTNAGFNNSAEAQATVNLRSIKGNFSADIASAIGAFANSNVANYGQEIGAGVTTLKGAMAVMDIADSAAKLLDKIRADIGSVQNQLVSTINNISVTQVNVKAAESQIRDVDFAAETANFQKYNLLAQSGSYALSQANAVQQNVMRLLQ comes from the coding sequence ATGGGATTCAGAATTAACACAAACGTAGCGGCACTTAATGCACATGCTGCAATGCAAATTACAAACAGAAACTTAAACAACTCACTTGAAAAATTGAGTACAGGTTTAAGAATTAACAAAGCGGCGGACGACGCATCAGGATTACAAATTGCGGACTCTTTAAGAGACCAGGCGGAGAGTTTAGGACAAGCTATCAGAAACGCAAACGATGCTATCGGAGTTATGCAAATTGCCGATAAAGCGATGGATGAGCAAGTAAAAATCTTAAACACAATCAAAGTAAAAGCTACACAAGCAGCGCAAGACGGACAAACAAGCGATACAAGAAAAGCTCTTCAAGAAGATATTACAAGACTTATGGAAGAGCTTGATAATATTGCAGGTACTACTACTTACAACGGAAAAAGTTTACTTAGTGGTAGTTTTACAAATCAAGAGTTCCAAATCGGAGCGTACTCAAATCAAACTGTAAAAGCGAGTATCGGTGCGACTTCATCAGATAAAATCGGTAACACAAGATTTGAAACAGGTATTACTATTACTGCTTCAGCTGATGTCGCACTTAAATTTAAAAACGTTGACGGAATTCATGACGTACAGCTTGAAAGCGTAAAAATTTCAACAGGTGCGGGAACAGGTATCGGAGTTCTTGCTGAAGTTATTAACAAAAACTCTGATAAAACGGGAGTTAAAGCTTCGTGGCAAGTACTTGAAACAGGTTCTGCTGCAATTGCCGGAGGAGACGTAAAAGGTCTTGAAATTAACGGAGTAAAAATCGGTGACGTACTTGGAGTACAAGCAAACGATGCTGACGGTAAACTTGTAGCGGCTATTAATGCCGTTAAAGACCAAACAGGTGTTGAAGCTTTCGTAGATGAGAGAGGTAACCTAAACTTAAGAAGTTTGGATGGTAGAGGTATTAGTATTGATATCGCAAGTGGTGCTGGAAATATCGGACTTGCATCTCATGTAGAAAATTACGGAAGACTTACACTTACAAGACTTGATGCAAGAGATATTATTATTTCAGGTACAAACTATACAAATGCAGGATTTAATAACTCTGCAGAGGCTCAAGCCACTGTAAACTTAAGAAGTATTAAAGGTAACTTTTCAGCTGATATTGCAAGTGCAATCGGAGCTTTTGCTAACTCAAACGTTGCAAATTACGGTCAAGAAATCGGTGCTGGGGTTACAACATTAAAAGGTGCGATGGCTGTTATGGATATTGCGGATAGTGCGGCGAAACTTCTTGATAAAATTAGAGCGGATATCGGTTCCGTACAAAATCAATTGGTAAGCACAATCAACAACATTTCAGTAACACAAGTAAACGTAAAAGCTGCAGAATCACAAATCAGAGACGTAGACTTTGCGGCTGAAACTGCAAACTTCCAAAAATACAACTTGCTTGCACAATCAGGAAGTTATGCGCTTAGCCAAGCTAATGCAGTACAACAAAACGTTATGAGACTACTTCAATAA